The following proteins come from a genomic window of Bactrocera dorsalis isolate Fly_Bdor chromosome 6, ASM2337382v1, whole genome shotgun sequence:
- the LOC125779408 gene encoding uncharacterized protein LOC125779408 → MPRHDVKIVLGDFNARVGKEGIFGTTVGKFSLHEEKSPNGLRLIDFAGARNMIICSTRFQHKKIHQATWLSPDRKTSNQIDHVVIDGRHVSSVLDVRARRGPNIDSDHYIVAAKIRTRLCAAKNVRQQTQGRFDVEKLQSQQTAERFSTRLALLLSESTRQQLGIRELWNGISNSLRTAATETIGFRKVQKNSWYDEECRVAAVRKQAAYPATLRSTTTRAGWDRYRELKREARRICRQKKKEAEMREYEELDKLADRGNARKFYEKMRRLTEGFKTGAYSCRTPKVIYPPMPRAYLDYGGNTSPAC, encoded by the coding sequence atgccccgccacgatgtcaaaatcgtgcttggcgacttcaacgccagggtgggcaaagaaggtatctttggcactacggtcggtaaattcagcctccacgaggaaaaatccccaaatgggttgaggctgatcgacttcgccggggcccgaaatatgattatctgtagtactagattccagcataagaagatacatcaagctacctggctgtctccggatcgaaaaacctccaaccagatcgatcatgttgtgatagacggaagacacgtctccagtgttttagatgtgcgtgcgcgccgaggtcctaacatcgactcggaccactatattgttgcagccaaaattcgcacccgcctctgtgcagcaaaaaacgtacgccaacaaacacaaggaaggttcgacgtcgagaagctacaatcacaacagacagccgaacgattttctactcggcttgcactcctgctctctgagagcactcgtcaacaactcggtataagggaactgtggaacggcatttcaaactccttacgtacagctgcaaccgaaaccattggttttcggaaagtgcaaaagaacagctggtacgacgaagagtgccgtgtcgcagcggtgagaaaacaggctgcctaccccgcaacgttacgatcgactacaacacgtgcgggatgggatagataccgagagttgaagagggaagcgagacgcatttgcagacagaagaagaaagaggccgaaatgcgtgagtacgaagagcttgataagctggccgacaggggtaatgctcgaaaattctacgaaaagatgcggcggcttacagaaggtttcaagaccggagcatattcctgtagaacccccaaggtgatctatccaccgatgcccagagcatacttagattatggagggaacacttctccagcctgctga